DNA sequence from the Sulfurimonas sp. HSL3-1 genome:
CAGGTTGTCAAGATCCTGCCGCTTCATTCGCGCTCCTTGGAGAGGGTCGCATGGGACTCCACGGTGCGGACGAAAGTCGTATGGATCCGCGCGGTGGCCAGGCTGACGTTCTCGATACGCAGTTCGATGTCGTCAAAGAGCATGACCGGCTCGTTCGTAACGACTTTGACTTTGGCGCCGCGCAGCGGTCCGGTGATCTCGGCGCGCAGTTCCGGGTCGGTGGCGTAGACCCGCGCCGGGAAGACCTCGCCGATATGTTCATTGGCCCAGCGGGCGAACTTGCGGTCCATGAAACGCACTTCAATGTCGCTCGCCTCGCGCTCCTTATCGCTGATGGCGAAACAGAGCGCGTCGATGTTGCGAAGGACGTAGGAACCCTCCTCCTTGTCGCCGCGCTGGATCGCCTTGAGCAGCCGGTGGACGATGAGGTCCGAGTAGCGGCGGATGGGGGAGGTGAAGTGGGTATAGCGCTCGAACCCCAGCCCGAAGTGCCCGACGTTGTCCGGGGCGTAGCGCGCCTGCATCTGGGAACGGATAATGAGGGTATCGACTTCGTGGGCGATCCCGCGCTTCTGCGCTTCGTGCTGGATGCCCGTAATGGTCTCTTTGAGGCTCTCTTTCTGTTCCGCGATGATCCCGATGCCGGCCAGTTCGGTATAGAGGCTCTGCAGTTTCGCCGGGCTCGGGGGTTCGTGGATACGGAAAACACCGCGCTCGTACATCGCCGCCGCGGCCTTGTTCGCCAGCAGCATACAGTCTTCGATGAGGGCATGCGAGGGGGTCTCCTCCGCGACGGTCGTCCCCAAGATGTTCTGCGCGTCATCCAGGGCCATCTCCAGCTCCTCGGAACGGAAGTCGAAGCCGATTTTGAGGCGTTTTGCGCGCAGGGCGTCGGTCAGTTTGCGCAGTTCGAAAAGGTTGGCGATGACGGTGCGTTCGTCGTCGTTTGCCGGCGCGGCCTTGTCCGGAGCGTCAAAGAGCGCGTCGACCTCTTCGTAGTTGAAGCGCCGTTTGGAGTGGATGATGGACTCGAAGAGTTCCGTCTCAACGACCTCGTGGCTCTCCGGGTCAAGGACCATCTTGAAGGTGTAGGCGAGGCGGTCGACGTGGGGCTGCAGGGAGCAAAGCGTCTCCGAGAGCTCGCGCGGCAGCATCGGGATGGAGCGGTGGGGCAGGTAGATGGAGAAGCTGCGGTAGATCGCCTCGGCATCGATGGGGC
Encoded proteins:
- a CDS encoding ribonuclease R family protein — encoded protein: MKSLLVRLTVGLYAQDVTEDEKPLVAQWLQEGLVVLEEGVYRLPSQYRAGAIAMNQSGSGAYLQVLGANVRDLFIDEHDLGDAKEGDLVIVKRLLGRRGRPSAKLVAVVGRAETFSVAYVKIQNGVKSVLDIRNDYPAGVPLSAEALAGYDEGTLFKVNNQNGEIMEVLGNLADPLVDEKIVLAMYNKHDAFDEEVQKLAASFDKTVDASKFPGRKDLRGLPFCTIDPVTAKDFDDAVCYLPDAHTLYVAIADVSAYVTPFGPIDAEAIYRSFSIYLPHRSIPMLPRELSETLCSLQPHVDRLAYTFKMVLDPESHEVVETELFESIIHSKRRFNYEEVDALFDAPDKAAPANDDERTVIANLFELRKLTDALRAKRLKIGFDFRSEELEMALDDAQNILGTTVAEETPSHALIEDCMLLANKAAAAMYERGVFRIHEPPSPAKLQSLYTELAGIGIIAEQKESLKETITGIQHEAQKRGIAHEVDTLIIRSQMQARYAPDNVGHFGLGFERYTHFTSPIRRYSDLIVHRLLKAIQRGDKEEGSYVLRNIDALCFAISDKEREASDIEVRFMDRKFARWANEHIGEVFPARVYATDPELRAEITGPLRGAKVKVVTNEPVMLFDDIELRIENVSLATARIHTTFVRTVESHATLSKERE